A window of the Arachis duranensis cultivar V14167 chromosome 5, aradu.V14167.gnm2.J7QH, whole genome shotgun sequence genome harbors these coding sequences:
- the LOC107487472 gene encoding histidine kinase 1-like isoform X4: MAEDRYETCSEGSACSQMGSNNKCKHVFDRLCGFAPSWNWNTTTTTTLPPPPSGRRIFHRDVEKEAFQYASSSHCLSSYYSVFVVRLAIMVMLAILIGLLTILTWHFTKIYTTKSLKTLAYDLRYELLQRPILRMWNILNSTAEITTAQVKLSQYVIRRYSNPVNQAEQVEQLYEAMRAITWALFSSKKALNSITINYKNGFVQAFHRDLKDNNTSYIYSDLSNYSMVANEMNSFSAHQAWNDKAIHGNKSAIWYREPLDPVTGDKIGKAMKIAPEDLINIAGLSQVPDGVASWHVAVSKFTDSPLLSAALPVWDSSNKSIMAVVGVTTALYSVGQLMKELVEMHSGHMYLTSQEGYLLATSTNAPLLTNSTKHPTLKMAVDCENEVIKLGAEWLQRAYGNHSPPSHEVHVENAKLGHQQYYIDSFFLNLKRLPLVGVIIIPRKYIMGQVDERAFKTLVILISASLCILVIGCVCILILTNGVSKEMKLRAALISQLEARRKAEASSNYKSQFLANMSHELRTPMAAVIGLLDILISDDCLTNEQYSTVTQIRKCSTALLRLLNNILDLSKVESGKLVLEDAEFDLGRELEGLVDMFSVQCINHNVETVLDLSAGHIILRGWCEYPNSCNGSPIFPLEQKKSRCIQKAREKQNANNEKRTTKRDNKVILWFEVDDTGCGIDPSKWDSVFESFEQADPSTTRLHGGTGLGLCIVRNLVNKMGGEIKVVKKEGQGTLMRLCLVLSTPTDVTEQHYALDFTDNSLVVLLALHGNMSRLITSKWLQKNGVCTIEASEWNGLTQVLRELFHARSPVHNNNNFDAHYPVTEGLKSKLLSIQDMKKPVFVIVVDIGLLDLSTDIWKEQLNFLHRYFGRARFVWMLNHDTSNNIKMEIRRKGNVLMVNKPLYKAKMVHILEAVIKERNLELQKRNNMIGPRTTTKEGELHEFLEIDSTHFDAGSSDDSDTSETVGSNPVSVDGDKQIELVARSPASSTYKINNCLVGLTNEHLEDTNNARKEESCQSSPSSSKHAIEESDPKSLSTKEPSQGGDSECGETHRAAGPNNNVVNGKNSLEGLRILLAEDTPVLQRVATIMLEKMGASVVAVGDGQQAVDALHCKLGVDDCRRDSLQKERNMRSQTEILTSPYDLILMDCQMPKMDGYEATKAIRKSEVGTGLHIPIVALTAHAMSCDEAKCLEVGMDAYLTKPIDFKQMVSTILSLTKRKTS, encoded by the exons ATGGCAGAAGACAGATATGAAACCTGTTCTGAAGGTTCTGCATGTTCTCAAATGGGAAGCAATAATAAGTGCAAGCATGTGTTTGATAGATTATGCGGTTTTGCACCTTCATGGAATTGGAACACAACCACCACAACCacactaccaccaccaccaagtgGCAGAAGAATCTTCCATAGAGATGTTGAAAAAGAAGCATTCCAATATGCAAGTAGTAGCCATTGCCTCTCATCCTACTACAGTGTCTTTGTTGTTCGCCTAGCAATCATG GTGATGCTAGCAATCTTGATAGGGCTACTTACTATTCTAACATGGCATTTCACCAAGATTTACACAACAAAATCACTCAAAACCCTGGCATATGATCTGCGTTACGAGCTTCTTCAACGCCCAATCTTGAGGATGTGGAACATTCTGAATTCTACGGCCGAGATCACCACGGCTCAGGTGAAGCTTTCTCAGTATGTGATCAGGCGTTACAGCAACCCTGTTAATCAAGCAGAGCAAGTTGAG CAGCTGTATGAAGCAATGAGGGCTATAACATGGGCATTGTTTTCTAGTAAGAAAGCTCTGAACTCCATAACCATCAATTATAAGAATGGATTTGTCCAAGCTTTCCATAGAGATCTTAAGGATAACAACACATCTTACATCTATTCGGATCTCTCGAATTACTCTATGGTTGCTAATGAGATGAATTCCTTTTCGGCGCATCAGGCTTGGAATGATAAGGCCATTCATGGTAACAAATCAGCAATTTGGTACCGTGAGCCGCTTGATCCTGTCACTGGGGATAAGATTGGGAAAGCTATGAAGATTGCACCGGAAGACTTAATCAACATAGCTGGCCTTTCACAAGTACCTGATGGTGTGGCCTCATGGCATGTTGCAGTGAGCAAGTTCACTGATTCGCCATTGCTTTCAGCAGCATTACCTGTTTGGGATTCTTCTAATAAGAGTATTATGGCAGTTGTGGGTGTCACAACGGCGCTTTATAGCGTTGGACAGCTGATGAAGGAGCTAGTTGAGATGCACAGTGGTCACATGTACTTGACTTCACAAGAGGGTTACTTGCTTGCAACTTCCACAAATGCACCTCTGCTGACAAATTCAACAAAGCATCCAACGCTTAAGATGGCGGTTGATTGCGAAAATGAAGTGATCAAACTTGGTGCTGAGTGGTTGCAGAGAGCTTATGGAAACCATTCTCCTCCTAGTCATGAGGTTCATGTAGAAAATGCCAAGCTAGGCCACCAGCAATATTACATTGACTCTTTCTTCCTAAACTTGAAGAGACTTCCTTTG GTGGGGGTAATCATCATACCAAGAAAGTATATCATGGGGCAGGTTGATGAAAGAGCCTTCAAAACTTTGGTTATTCTAATATCTGCATCATTATGCATTCTAGTTATTGGATGTGTTTGCATTTTGATATTGACGAATGGAGTGTCGAAGGAAATGAAACTAAGAGCAGCATTGATAAGTCAGCTGGAAGCAAGAAGAAAGGCAGAGGCTTCAAGCAACTACAAAAGCCAATTTCTTGCGAACATGAG TCATGAATTAAGGACACCGATGGCAGCAGTAATTGGGTTGCTTGACATTCTTATATCTGATGACTGTCTCACAAATGAACAATACTCAACAGTTactcaaataagaaaatgcTCAACTGCACTACTCCGTCTTCTTAACAACATCTTGGATCTTAGCAAG GTGGAATCAGGAAAACTAGTCCTAGAAGATGCAGAATTTGACTTGGGTCGTGAACTTGAAGGGCTTGTAGATATGTTTTCTGTCCAGTGCATTAACCACAATGTAGAGACTGTTTTAGATCTGTCTG CTGGTCACATCATTCTGCGAGGATGGTGCGAATACCCAAATTCTTGCAATGGTAGTCCAATTTTTCCACTTGAACAGAAGAAATCACGGTGTATACAAAAGGCTAGAGAGAAGCAAAATGCAAACAATGAAAAGAGAACAACTAAGAGAGATAACAAAGTGATACTTTGGTTTGAAGTTGATGACACAGGCTGTG GCATTGACCCAAGTAAATGGGATTCTGTGTTTGAAAGCTTTGAGCAAGCTGATCCATCAACTACTCGATT GCATGGAGGCACTGGTCTTGGTCTCTGCATTGTCAGAAACTTG GTCAATAAGATGGGCGGAGAAATCAAGGTTGTCAAAAAGGAGGGCCAAGGAACACTCATGAGATTATGCTTAGTTCTCAGTACACCTACTGATGTCACAGAGCAACATTATGCATTGGATTTTACTGACAATAGCTTAGTG GTACTTCTTGCACTGCATGGCAACATGAGTCGCTTGATTACTTCCAAGTGGTTACAGAAAAATGGGGTTTGCACTATAGAAGCATCTGAATGGAATGGACTAACACAGGTTTTGAGGGAACTCTTTCATGCAAGAAGTCCAGTCCATAATAACAATAACTTCGATGCACATTATCCAGTAACCGAGGGATTGAAGTCTAAATTACTCAGCATACAAGACATGAAGAAACCGGTTTTCGTCATTGTTGTGGACATTGGGCTACTTGACTTGAGCACAGACATATGGAAGGAACAGCTTAACTTCCTTCATAGATACTTTGGGAGAGCAAGGTTTGTGTGGATGCTAAATCATGACACATCCAATAACATAAAGATGGAGATTCGTCGGAAAGGGAATGTTTTGATGGTCAACAAACCCCTTTATAAAGCGAAAATGGTTCACATTTTGGAAGCAGTCATAAAGGAGAGAAATCTTGAGCTGCAAAAGAGAAATAATATGATTGGTCCAAGGACCACTACAAAAGAGGGCGAGTTGCATGAATTTCTTGAGATTGATTCTACTCATTTTGATGCTGGTAGCTCTGATGATTCGGACACTTCCGAAACGGTTGGTTCTAATCCTGTTAGTGTCGATGGAGATAAACAAATTGAATTGGTGGCTAGATCACCCGCATCATCAACATACAAGATCAATAACTGCTTAGTTGGATTAACCAATGAACATTTGGAAGATACTAACAATGCAAGGAAAGAAGAGTCATGTCAGAGTAGCCCCAGTTCTTCCAAACATGCCATTGAAGAAAGTGACCCTAAATCACTGTCCACTAAAGAACCATCTCAAGGTGGAGATTCTGAATGTGGCGAAACACATAGGGCCGCCGGCCCAAATAATAATGTGGTCAATGGAAAAAATTCTCTTGAAGGCCTGAGGATATTGCTTGCAGAAGATACTCCTGTGCTTCAAAGGGTAGCAACCATAATGCTTGAGAAAATGGGAGCTTCTGTTGTTGCTGTAGGTGATGGACAACAAGCAGTAGATGCTCTCCATTGCAAGCTAGGTGTTGATGACTGCAGAAGGGATTCTCTCCAGAAGGAAAGAAACATGAGATCTCAAACAGAGATTTTGACTTCACCATATGACTTGATCCTAATGGATTGTCAG ATGCCAAAGATGGATGGTTATGAAGCAACAAAAGCAATAAGGAAATCAGAAGTGGGAACAGGATTGCATATTCCAATTGTTGCCCTTACAGCTCATGCAATGTCATGTGATGAAGCCAAATGCCTTGAAGTTGGCATGGATGCTTACTTAACAAAGCCAATTGACTTCAAGCAAATGGTGTCCACCATACTTTCACTCACCAAAAGAAAAACATCATGA
- the LOC107487472 gene encoding histidine kinase 1-like isoform X1, producing the protein MAEDRYETCSEGSACSQMGSNNKCKHVFDRLCGFAPSWNWNTTTTTTLPPPPSGRRIFHRDVEKEAFQYASSSHCLSSYYSVFVVRLAIMVMLAILIGLLTILTWHFTKIYTTKSLKTLAYDLRYELLQRPILRMWNILNSTAEITTAQVKLSQYVIRRYSNPVNQAEQVEQLYEAMRAITWALFSSKKALNSITINYKNGFVQAFHRDLKDNNTSYIYSDLSNYSMVANEMNSFSAHQAWNDKAIHGNKSAIWYREPLDPVTGDKIGKAMKIAPEDLINIAGLSQVPDGVASWHVAVSKFTDSPLLSAALPVWDSSNKSIMAVVGVTTALYSVGQLMKELVEMHSGHMYLTSQEGYLLATSTNAPLLTNSTKHPTLKMAVDCENEVIKLGAEWLQRAYGNHSPPSHEVHVENAKLGHQQYYIDSFFLNLKRLPLVGVIIIPRKYIMGQVDERAFKTLVILISASLCILVIGCVCILILTNGVSKEMKLRAALISQLEARRKAEASSNYKSQFLANMSHELRTPMAAVIGLLDILISDDCLTNEQYSTVTQIRKCSTALLRLLNNILDLSKVESGKLVLEDAEFDLGRELEGLVDMFSVQCINHNVETVLDLSDEMPKVVRGDSARVVQIFTNLINNSIKFTPSGHIILRGWCEYPNSCNGSPIFPLEQKKSRCIQKAREKQNANNEKRTTKRDNKVILWFEVDDTGCGIDPSKWDSVFESFEQADPSTTRLHGGTGLGLCIVRNLVNKMGGEIKVVKKEGQGTLMRLCLVLSTPTDVTEQHYALDFTDNSLVVLLALHGNMSRLITSKWLQKNGVCTIEASEWNGLTQVLRELFHARSPVHNNNNFDAHYPVTEGLKSKLLSIQDMKKPVFVIVVDIGLLDLSTDIWKEQLNFLHRYFGRARFVWMLNHDTSNNIKMEIRRKGNVLMVNKPLYKAKMVHILEAVIKERNLELQKRNNMIGPRTTTKEGELHEFLEIDSTHFDAGSSDDSDTSETVGSNPVSVDGDKQIELVARSPASSTYKINNCLVGLTNEHLEDTNNARKEESCQSSPSSSKHAIEESDPKSLSTKEPSQGGDSECGETHRAAGPNNNVVNGKNSLEGLRILLAEDTPVLQRVATIMLEKMGASVVAVGDGQQAVDALHCKLGVDDCRRDSLQKERNMRSQTEILTSPYDLILMDCQMPKMDGYEATKAIRKSEVGTGLHIPIVALTAHAMSCDEAKCLEVGMDAYLTKPIDFKQMVSTILSLTKRKTS; encoded by the exons ATGGCAGAAGACAGATATGAAACCTGTTCTGAAGGTTCTGCATGTTCTCAAATGGGAAGCAATAATAAGTGCAAGCATGTGTTTGATAGATTATGCGGTTTTGCACCTTCATGGAATTGGAACACAACCACCACAACCacactaccaccaccaccaagtgGCAGAAGAATCTTCCATAGAGATGTTGAAAAAGAAGCATTCCAATATGCAAGTAGTAGCCATTGCCTCTCATCCTACTACAGTGTCTTTGTTGTTCGCCTAGCAATCATG GTGATGCTAGCAATCTTGATAGGGCTACTTACTATTCTAACATGGCATTTCACCAAGATTTACACAACAAAATCACTCAAAACCCTGGCATATGATCTGCGTTACGAGCTTCTTCAACGCCCAATCTTGAGGATGTGGAACATTCTGAATTCTACGGCCGAGATCACCACGGCTCAGGTGAAGCTTTCTCAGTATGTGATCAGGCGTTACAGCAACCCTGTTAATCAAGCAGAGCAAGTTGAG CAGCTGTATGAAGCAATGAGGGCTATAACATGGGCATTGTTTTCTAGTAAGAAAGCTCTGAACTCCATAACCATCAATTATAAGAATGGATTTGTCCAAGCTTTCCATAGAGATCTTAAGGATAACAACACATCTTACATCTATTCGGATCTCTCGAATTACTCTATGGTTGCTAATGAGATGAATTCCTTTTCGGCGCATCAGGCTTGGAATGATAAGGCCATTCATGGTAACAAATCAGCAATTTGGTACCGTGAGCCGCTTGATCCTGTCACTGGGGATAAGATTGGGAAAGCTATGAAGATTGCACCGGAAGACTTAATCAACATAGCTGGCCTTTCACAAGTACCTGATGGTGTGGCCTCATGGCATGTTGCAGTGAGCAAGTTCACTGATTCGCCATTGCTTTCAGCAGCATTACCTGTTTGGGATTCTTCTAATAAGAGTATTATGGCAGTTGTGGGTGTCACAACGGCGCTTTATAGCGTTGGACAGCTGATGAAGGAGCTAGTTGAGATGCACAGTGGTCACATGTACTTGACTTCACAAGAGGGTTACTTGCTTGCAACTTCCACAAATGCACCTCTGCTGACAAATTCAACAAAGCATCCAACGCTTAAGATGGCGGTTGATTGCGAAAATGAAGTGATCAAACTTGGTGCTGAGTGGTTGCAGAGAGCTTATGGAAACCATTCTCCTCCTAGTCATGAGGTTCATGTAGAAAATGCCAAGCTAGGCCACCAGCAATATTACATTGACTCTTTCTTCCTAAACTTGAAGAGACTTCCTTTG GTGGGGGTAATCATCATACCAAGAAAGTATATCATGGGGCAGGTTGATGAAAGAGCCTTCAAAACTTTGGTTATTCTAATATCTGCATCATTATGCATTCTAGTTATTGGATGTGTTTGCATTTTGATATTGACGAATGGAGTGTCGAAGGAAATGAAACTAAGAGCAGCATTGATAAGTCAGCTGGAAGCAAGAAGAAAGGCAGAGGCTTCAAGCAACTACAAAAGCCAATTTCTTGCGAACATGAG TCATGAATTAAGGACACCGATGGCAGCAGTAATTGGGTTGCTTGACATTCTTATATCTGATGACTGTCTCACAAATGAACAATACTCAACAGTTactcaaataagaaaatgcTCAACTGCACTACTCCGTCTTCTTAACAACATCTTGGATCTTAGCAAG GTGGAATCAGGAAAACTAGTCCTAGAAGATGCAGAATTTGACTTGGGTCGTGAACTTGAAGGGCTTGTAGATATGTTTTCTGTCCAGTGCATTAACCACAATGTAGAGACTGTTTTAGATCTGTCTG ATGAAATGCCAAAGGTAGTAAGGGGTGATTCTGCTAGGGTGGTtcaaatttttacaaatttgatCAACAATTCAATAAAGTTTACTCCAT CTGGTCACATCATTCTGCGAGGATGGTGCGAATACCCAAATTCTTGCAATGGTAGTCCAATTTTTCCACTTGAACAGAAGAAATCACGGTGTATACAAAAGGCTAGAGAGAAGCAAAATGCAAACAATGAAAAGAGAACAACTAAGAGAGATAACAAAGTGATACTTTGGTTTGAAGTTGATGACACAGGCTGTG GCATTGACCCAAGTAAATGGGATTCTGTGTTTGAAAGCTTTGAGCAAGCTGATCCATCAACTACTCGATT GCATGGAGGCACTGGTCTTGGTCTCTGCATTGTCAGAAACTTG GTCAATAAGATGGGCGGAGAAATCAAGGTTGTCAAAAAGGAGGGCCAAGGAACACTCATGAGATTATGCTTAGTTCTCAGTACACCTACTGATGTCACAGAGCAACATTATGCATTGGATTTTACTGACAATAGCTTAGTG GTACTTCTTGCACTGCATGGCAACATGAGTCGCTTGATTACTTCCAAGTGGTTACAGAAAAATGGGGTTTGCACTATAGAAGCATCTGAATGGAATGGACTAACACAGGTTTTGAGGGAACTCTTTCATGCAAGAAGTCCAGTCCATAATAACAATAACTTCGATGCACATTATCCAGTAACCGAGGGATTGAAGTCTAAATTACTCAGCATACAAGACATGAAGAAACCGGTTTTCGTCATTGTTGTGGACATTGGGCTACTTGACTTGAGCACAGACATATGGAAGGAACAGCTTAACTTCCTTCATAGATACTTTGGGAGAGCAAGGTTTGTGTGGATGCTAAATCATGACACATCCAATAACATAAAGATGGAGATTCGTCGGAAAGGGAATGTTTTGATGGTCAACAAACCCCTTTATAAAGCGAAAATGGTTCACATTTTGGAAGCAGTCATAAAGGAGAGAAATCTTGAGCTGCAAAAGAGAAATAATATGATTGGTCCAAGGACCACTACAAAAGAGGGCGAGTTGCATGAATTTCTTGAGATTGATTCTACTCATTTTGATGCTGGTAGCTCTGATGATTCGGACACTTCCGAAACGGTTGGTTCTAATCCTGTTAGTGTCGATGGAGATAAACAAATTGAATTGGTGGCTAGATCACCCGCATCATCAACATACAAGATCAATAACTGCTTAGTTGGATTAACCAATGAACATTTGGAAGATACTAACAATGCAAGGAAAGAAGAGTCATGTCAGAGTAGCCCCAGTTCTTCCAAACATGCCATTGAAGAAAGTGACCCTAAATCACTGTCCACTAAAGAACCATCTCAAGGTGGAGATTCTGAATGTGGCGAAACACATAGGGCCGCCGGCCCAAATAATAATGTGGTCAATGGAAAAAATTCTCTTGAAGGCCTGAGGATATTGCTTGCAGAAGATACTCCTGTGCTTCAAAGGGTAGCAACCATAATGCTTGAGAAAATGGGAGCTTCTGTTGTTGCTGTAGGTGATGGACAACAAGCAGTAGATGCTCTCCATTGCAAGCTAGGTGTTGATGACTGCAGAAGGGATTCTCTCCAGAAGGAAAGAAACATGAGATCTCAAACAGAGATTTTGACTTCACCATATGACTTGATCCTAATGGATTGTCAG ATGCCAAAGATGGATGGTTATGAAGCAACAAAAGCAATAAGGAAATCAGAAGTGGGAACAGGATTGCATATTCCAATTGTTGCCCTTACAGCTCATGCAATGTCATGTGATGAAGCCAAATGCCTTGAAGTTGGCATGGATGCTTACTTAACAAAGCCAATTGACTTCAAGCAAATGGTGTCCACCATACTTTCACTCACCAAAAGAAAAACATCATGA